From Mytilus edulis chromosome 8, xbMytEdul2.2, whole genome shotgun sequence, one genomic window encodes:
- the LOC139484101 gene encoding putative nuclease HARBI1, whose product MAALLMVPRQRKERIFRGMVSHLNNLTDNEMRIRYRFGRDSIAYICNIVGDKLRRSTAKETALTVEQQVCIAVRFYASGSFLQVIGDTMGYDKATVSRAVNDVTNALLDVKDNFIQWPKDINSKNRMKCGFHRQMNFPNVLGCIDCTHIKTQGPSEDEAAFVNRKGFHSVNVQAVCDYEGKFTNISANWPGSTHDSHIFNTSNLCHYLETNNRGLADGLILGDSGYACRPFLMTPYLNPRERHQQRFNRAHSSTRSIIERAFGILKRRFHVLHSEVRMKPEKV is encoded by the exons ATGGCTGCTCTGTTAATGGTACCTAGGCAAAGAAAAGAGAGAATCTTCAGAGGAATGGTTTCACATCTAAACAATTTGACTGACAATGAAATGAGGATAAGATATAGGTTTGGAAGAGACTCTATAGCCTACATATGTAATATTGTGGGAGATAAATTGAGAAGATCTACAGCAAAGGAAACTGCTCTAACAGTGGAGCAACAAGTATGCATAGCCGTGAGGTTTTATGCCTCTGGGTCATTTTTACAAGTAATTGGAGATACAATGGGCTACGACAAAGCAACTGTATCTAGAGCAGTGAATGATGTTACCAATGCTTTACTTGATGTGAAAGACAACTTCATCCAGTGGCCAAAAGACATCAATTCTAAAAACAGGATGAAGTGTGGTTTCCACAGACAAATGAACTTCCCAAATGTTTTGGGATGCATTGATTGCACACACATCAAGACACAAGGGCCATCAGAGGACGAGGCAGCTTTTGTCAACAGAAAGGGGTTCCATAGTGTGAACGTGCAGGCTGTGTGTGATTACGAAG gGAAATTTACCAATATATCTGCTAACTGGCCAGGGTCAACCCATGATTCCCACATCTTCAACACATCAAACCTATGTCACTACCTGGAGACAAACAACAGAGGACTTGCAGACGGTTTGATACTAGGAGACAGCGGGTATGCATGTCGCCCTTTTCTCATGACACCCTATCTAAATCCCAGAGAAAGACACCAGCAAAGATTTAATAGAGCACACTCCAGTACAAGATCTATTATTGAAAGGGCTTTTGGAATCTTAAAGAGAAGATTTCATGTTTTACACTCTGAG GTCAGAATGAAACCAGAAAAAGTGTGA
- the LOC139484102 gene encoding uncharacterized protein gives MADKSSAKTQRDRKPNFTQEEVNVIQDQVQKNYKVINEKFGDGITNSRKIAVWSRISILVSALGVANRSPKDCKDKWANTKKVAKKVFNNRNKEQRATGGGPQPKKLCLAIERTIDLCKDSDSFKGLEGVESVLDDNSAALPEESASNSQDLFDTPPSQPLSQSGSESILQPLPLISLLPAVHIQVPRPVAAVVELGTLTAQKAENPKKRKATADDVYGLQVLYLKGEMAKQTKEMKKLDLQIELLELMKQEKENTPLTFSQLLMN, from the exons ATGGCTGACAAGTCTTCTGCTAAAACACAAAGGGACAGAAAACCTAACTTCACCCAAGAAGAAGTAAATGTAATTCAAGATCAAGTGCAAAAGAATTACAAAGTGATTAATGAAAAGTTTGGGGATGGTATAACCAATTCCAGAAAGATTGCTGTCTGGAGCAGGATTTCCATCTTGGTCAGTGCTCTGGGTGTTGCCAACAGGTCTCCCAAAGACTGTAAAGACAAGTGGGCTAACACCAAGAAGGTGGCTAAGAAGGTTTTTAACAACCGTAACAAGGAGCAGAGGGCTACTGGTGGTGGTCCACAGCCAAAAAAACTGTGTCTGGCCATTGAAAGAACAATAGACCTTTGTAAAGACTCAGATTCTTTCAAAGGTCTTGAAGGAGTTGAAAGTGTACTTG ATGACAACTCAGCAGCATTGCCAGAGGAGAGTGCAAGTAATTCCCAGGACCTGTTTGATACCCCTCCAAGCCAACCACTTTCCCAATCTGGATCTGAATCCATTCTTCAGCCATTACCACTAATATCGCTTCTACCGGCTGTACATATCCAGGTGCCACGCCCAGTAGCTGCAGTAGTTGAGCTGGGTACTCTAACAGCACAGAAAGCAGAAAATCCAAAGAAAAGGAAAGCAACTGCTGATGATGTTTATGGGCTTCAG gtaCTGTATTTGAAGGGTGAAATGGCAAAGCAGACAAAAGAGATGAAGAAATTAGACCTTCAGATAGAGTTGCTAGAGTTAATGAAACAAGAAAAAGAGAATACTCCACTAACATTTTCTCAacttttaatgaattaa